From the Paramagnetospirillum magnetotacticum MS-1 genome, one window contains:
- a CDS encoding cyclic nucleotide-binding domain-containing protein, whose product MMNFLDRKVVPTGGFVFKEGSSGDQAFIIQTGTIELLKGETVIAELSKNTIFGEMALIDGAPRMATARAKTDTTLIVIPRSVVDSKLKGVDPFVIKLLEILVQNVRTMAAKLG is encoded by the coding sequence ATGATGAACTTCCTCGACCGCAAGGTCGTCCCCACGGGGGGCTTCGTTTTCAAGGAGGGCAGTTCCGGCGATCAGGCCTTCATCATTCAGACCGGCACCATCGAACTGCTCAAGGGCGAGACCGTGATCGCCGAGCTCAGCAAGAACACCATCTTCGGTGAAATGGCCCTGATCGACGGTGCGCCGCGCATGGCCACGGCGCGGGCCAAGACCGATACCACTCTGATCGTCATTCCCCGCTCGGTGGTGGATTCCAAGCTGAAGGGCGTCGATCCCTTCGTGATCAAACTGCTGGAAATCCTGGTCCAGAACGTCCGGACCATGGCCGCCAAGTTAGGCTGA
- the rpoH gene encoding RNA polymerase sigma factor RpoH: MSVANLPVVAGDDGLAKYLRDIKEFPVLAPEEEFMLAKRWVDYEDTEAAHKLVTSHLRLVAKIALGYRHYGLPVADLISEGNIGLMRAVKKFEPDRGFRLATYAMWWIKASLNEFVLNSWSMVKIGTLAAQKKLFFNLRRIKSRLRLLESGDLAPEHVTTIARELDVDERDVVAMNRRMAGRDSSLNTPVGEGGAEIQDLMADEADNQETSLAKREELSKGRTLIARALDSLTEREREVFVERRLRDDPLTLEELGGRYGVSRERIRQIEVKAFEKVRDLVQAGFLPAPARA, translated from the coding sequence ATGTCTGTAGCCAATCTTCCGGTCGTCGCAGGTGATGACGGCCTTGCCAAATATCTGAGAGATATCAAGGAATTCCCCGTCCTCGCCCCCGAGGAGGAATTCATGCTGGCCAAGCGCTGGGTGGACTACGAAGACACCGAGGCCGCCCACAAGCTGGTGACCAGCCATCTGCGTCTGGTGGCCAAGATCGCGCTGGGATACCGCCATTACGGCTTGCCGGTGGCGGATCTGATCAGCGAGGGCAATATCGGCCTGATGCGCGCGGTCAAGAAGTTCGAGCCCGACCGCGGTTTCCGTCTGGCCACCTATGCCATGTGGTGGATCAAGGCCTCGCTCAACGAATTCGTGCTGAATTCGTGGTCCATGGTCAAGATCGGCACCCTGGCGGCCCAGAAGAAGCTGTTCTTCAACCTGCGGCGCATCAAGTCGCGCCTGCGGCTGTTGGAATCGGGCGATCTGGCGCCGGAACACGTCACCACCATCGCCAGGGAACTGGATGTGGACGAGCGCGACGTGGTCGCCATGAACCGCCGCATGGCGGGCCGCGACTCCTCGCTCAACACGCCGGTGGGCGAAGGCGGGGCCGAGATTCAGGACCTGATGGCCGACGAGGCCGATAATCAGGAAACTTCGCTGGCCAAGCGTGAGGAACTGTCCAAGGGCCGGACCTTGATCGCCCGCGCCCTGGACAGTCTGACCGAGCGCGAGCGTGAGGTGTTCGTGGAGCGGCGCCTGCGCGACGATCCTCTGACTCTCGAGGAACTGGGCGGGCGCTATGGCGTCTCGCGCGAGCGGATCCGTCAGATCGAGGTCAAGGCCTTCGAGAAGGTGCGCGATCTGGTCCAGGCCGGTTTTCTGCCAGCACCCGCGCGGGCGTAG
- a CDS encoding DMT family transporter, with product MRAVILLALLVLVWGCNWPIMKIGLAHIQPLWFCAFRLGLGALSMFVILVPLGRLRLPPRGDWPVLASLGLLNMAAYLVLSNLALLVVPAGRSAILAYTTPLWVAPGAALFLGEKLTRGRLAGVLLGLGGILVLFNPLSFDWSNGELVIANLMLLAAALVWAAAILHVRGHRWCSSPLDLAPWQMLVGLVPVTAAAAIFEGAPRPDGSFELAWTLAYNGTLATAFAFWAAVTVNRLLPALTVSLSFLCIPAAGLVFSSLLLGEGLTLTNIAGLLLIAGGVGLVALVGARERRAPS from the coding sequence ATGCGTGCGGTGATCCTGCTGGCCTTGCTGGTCCTGGTCTGGGGCTGCAACTGGCCGATCATGAAGATCGGTCTGGCCCATATCCAGCCCCTTTGGTTCTGTGCCTTCCGGCTTGGCTTGGGCGCGCTCAGCATGTTCGTCATCCTGGTGCCGCTCGGGCGGTTGCGGCTGCCCCCTCGCGGGGATTGGCCGGTCCTGGCCTCGCTGGGACTGCTCAACATGGCTGCCTATCTGGTGCTGAGCAATCTGGCCCTGCTGGTGGTCCCCGCCGGGCGCTCGGCCATTCTGGCCTATACCACGCCGCTGTGGGTGGCTCCCGGCGCGGCGCTGTTCCTGGGGGAAAAGCTGACCCGTGGCAGGCTGGCCGGAGTGCTGTTGGGGCTGGGCGGCATATTGGTGCTGTTCAATCCGCTGAGCTTCGACTGGAGCAATGGCGAATTGGTGATCGCCAATCTGATGCTGCTGGCGGCGGCGTTGGTCTGGGCGGCGGCAATCCTGCATGTGCGTGGCCACCGCTGGTGTTCATCACCGTTGGATCTGGCGCCTTGGCAGATGCTGGTCGGTCTGGTGCCGGTAACGGCCGCCGCGGCGATTTTCGAAGGCGCGCCTCGGCCCGATGGCAGTTTCGAACTGGCCTGGACGCTGGCCTATAACGGAACCCTGGCGACGGCCTTCGCCTTCTGGGCGGCGGTGACGGTCAACCGGCTGCTGCCTGCCCTGACGGTCTCGCTCAGCTTTCTCTGCATTCCGGCGGCGGGCTTGGTATTTTCATCCCTGCTGCTGGGCGAGGGTCTGACGCTGACCAATATCGCGGGATTACTGCTGATCGCGGGCGGCGTCGGACTGGTGGCCCTGGTGGGGGCGCGCGAGCGTCGCGCCCCGTCCTGA
- a CDS encoding SRPBCC family protein, whose amino-acid sequence MDFDGEHRIGATRAQVWQALNDPIILAACIPGCETLEATGPGTYTATVALRVGALAARFTGLLSLTDVEEARAYTLTGQGQGGVAGFVSGSARVVLEDDGDATILRWTATGEIGGRLASVGGRLLHGFAAKTANQFFSRMNDKLGSQPDCGSM is encoded by the coding sequence TTGGACTTCGATGGAGAGCACCGTATCGGCGCGACGCGCGCCCAGGTCTGGCAAGCCCTCAACGACCCGATCATTCTCGCTGCCTGCATCCCCGGCTGCGAGACGCTTGAGGCCACAGGCCCCGGAACCTATACCGCGACCGTGGCGCTTAGGGTCGGAGCCTTGGCCGCCCGGTTTACCGGATTGCTTTCCCTCACCGATGTGGAGGAGGCGCGGGCCTATACCCTGACGGGTCAGGGCCAGGGCGGCGTGGCTGGGTTCGTCTCGGGATCGGCGCGGGTCGTCCTCGAAGACGATGGCGATGCCACGATTTTGCGCTGGACCGCCACGGGCGAAATCGGCGGCCGCCTCGCCTCGGTGGGAGGACGCCTTCTGCATGGTTTCGCCGCAAAAACCGCCAATCAATTTTTTTCGCGCATGAACGACAAACTCGGGTCGCAACCCGATTGCGGTTCAATGTAA
- a CDS encoding TetR/AcrR family transcriptional regulator, protein MDTYAAGSAPAFNREVSRSAPAEKIRRRLPRREREKLIVTEAIRFFAEVGFEGQTRALADRLGVTQPLLYRYFPDKEALIERVYKEVFLNSWEPAWLATLHDRSRPLLDRVTEFYLAYTRANFSYERVRLFMFAGLKDGSIASRYMQYVRDQLFEPLCLEMRAELGLDIVAPVSLEEIEMVAGLHGAISYVGVRRWVYHAQTPADLEPVFIELVRTYLAGFADSYRRLAQARH, encoded by the coding sequence ATGGATACATACGCCGCTGGCTCGGCTCCGGCATTCAACCGGGAAGTTTCCCGCTCGGCGCCCGCGGAAAAAATCAGGCGGCGCCTGCCTCGCAGGGAGCGGGAAAAGCTGATCGTCACCGAGGCCATCCGCTTTTTCGCGGAAGTGGGTTTCGAGGGCCAGACCCGTGCCCTGGCGGACCGCCTGGGCGTTACCCAGCCCCTGCTCTACCGCTACTTTCCCGACAAGGAAGCCTTGATCGAGCGGGTCTATAAGGAAGTCTTTCTGAATTCCTGGGAGCCCGCCTGGCTGGCGACCCTCCATGACCGCTCGCGTCCCCTGCTCGACCGGGTGACGGAATTTTACCTCGCCTATACAAGGGCGAATTTCAGCTATGAACGGGTGCGCCTGTTCATGTTCGCGGGCCTCAAGGACGGCTCCATCGCCAGCCGTTACATGCAATATGTGCGCGACCAGCTTTTCGAGCCGCTCTGTCTGGAAATGCGTGCCGAGCTGGGCCTGGACATCGTCGCCCCCGTCAGCCTGGAAGAGATCGAAATGGTCGCCGGACTGCATGGCGCCATCAGCTATGTGGGCGTGCGCCGCTGGGTTTACCACGCTCAGACGCCAGCAGATCTCGAGCCGGTCTTCATCGAGTTGGTCCGCACCTATCTGGCGGGTTTCGCCGACAGCTACCGGCGCCTTGCCCAGGCAAGACACTAG
- a CDS encoding Tim44 domain-containing protein: protein MRHVVISAVLVLVLALAGAGDALAKAGSTSKSSGGSFGSRGSRTYDAPMERTLAPPPVQTKPAGPPPVPQAAPRPGAVDAAPLAPAGAMNSGLRPASPMGAPMGAQPGFFQRNPFMAGLAGGLVGAGIGSMLFGHSPALAAASDVAPGASFLGLLLQLAIIGGLVWLAFRLFRSRTQPAVPAGNPYMRDTHGEHVEPMISGAPPLARIEKEFDPSGNDQEAFTEILLGVQQAWSDGNLLSLKRFATPEVVSFLSEDMSRNASEGIANKVENVTLLKGDVSESWSEGGFDYLTAILTFSCNDYMVRLDTGAVAEGNPRATVTHTEAWTFMRSTNGGRWLLSAVQQVQ from the coding sequence ATGAGGCATGTGGTGATTTCGGCCGTGCTGGTCCTGGTGCTGGCCCTGGCCGGTGCGGGTGACGCTTTGGCCAAGGCGGGCAGCACGTCCAAGTCCAGTGGCGGCAGCTTCGGCTCGCGCGGGTCGCGGACCTATGACGCGCCAATGGAGCGCACCCTGGCTCCGCCCCCCGTCCAGACCAAACCTGCCGGTCCGCCGCCCGTGCCCCAGGCCGCGCCGCGCCCCGGCGCGGTGGACGCGGCCCCGCTGGCTCCGGCCGGAGCCATGAATTCCGGCCTGCGTCCGGCCTCGCCCATGGGCGCTCCCATGGGGGCCCAGCCCGGCTTCTTCCAGCGCAATCCCTTCATGGCCGGTCTGGCCGGTGGTCTGGTGGGCGCCGGGATCGGCTCCATGCTGTTTGGCCATTCCCCGGCCCTGGCCGCGGCTTCCGATGTGGCGCCCGGTGCCAGCTTCCTGGGGCTTCTGCTCCAACTGGCGATCATCGGCGGGCTGGTCTGGCTGGCTTTCCGTCTGTTCCGCTCGCGGACCCAGCCTGCGGTTCCGGCGGGCAACCCCTATATGCGCGACACCCATGGCGAACATGTGGAGCCCATGATCTCCGGCGCTCCGCCCCTGGCCCGAATCGAGAAGGAATTCGACCCGTCGGGCAATGATCAGGAGGCCTTCACGGAAATCCTGTTGGGGGTGCAACAGGCGTGGAGCGACGGCAATCTTCTGAGCCTCAAGCGCTTCGCCACGCCCGAAGTGGTCTCTTTCCTGTCCGAGGATATGAGCCGCAACGCCAGTGAGGGCATCGCCAACAAGGTGGAGAACGTCACCTTGCTGAAGGGCGATGTCAGCGAGTCGTGGAGCGAGGGCGGGTTCGACTATCTGACCGCCATTCTCACCTTCTCGTGCAACGATTATATGGTGCGCCTGGACACGGGCGCGGTGGCCGAGGGCAATCCGCGCGCCACCGTGACCCACACCGAGGCCTGGACCTTCATGCGCAGCACCAATGGCGGGCGCTGGCTGCTCTCTGCGGTGCAGCAGGTGCAATAG
- the prfB gene encoding peptide chain release factor 2, protein MRAEIEALAQDIRRSAALLKRHLNWDEALMRLDELNASAENPDLWNDAGAAQKIMRERNDLDSAIQGCRALERELADLIELIELGEMEGDQTVIDDAEEQIRAVKERAAKMELETLLSGEADHNDCYMEINAGAGGTESQDWAEMLLRMYTRWAEKHGYKVEWLEESSGEQAGIKSATIRILGHNAYGWLKTESGVHRLVRISPYDSAARRHTSFSSAWVYPVIDDSIDIQINESECRIDTYRASGAGGQHINKTDSAVRITHIPTGIAVACQMERSQHQNRARAWDMLRARLYEAELQKREAAAQALEDQKTDIGWGHQIRSYVLQPYQMVKDLRTNVETSDTQGVLDGDLDMFMAASLAARVQGDVSQG, encoded by the coding sequence ATGCGGGCCGAGATCGAGGCACTCGCCCAGGATATCCGGCGGTCGGCCGCTCTGTTGAAGCGTCATCTCAATTGGGACGAGGCCTTGATGCGGCTCGACGAGCTGAACGCCTCGGCCGAGAATCCCGATCTGTGGAATGATGCCGGGGCCGCGCAGAAGATCATGCGCGAGCGCAATGACCTGGACAGCGCCATCCAGGGCTGCCGCGCCTTGGAGCGCGAACTGGCCGATCTGATCGAGCTGATCGAACTGGGCGAGATGGAAGGCGACCAGACGGTCATCGACGACGCCGAGGAGCAGATCCGCGCCGTCAAGGAGCGCGCCGCCAAGATGGAGCTGGAAACCCTGCTCTCGGGCGAGGCCGACCACAACGACTGCTACATGGAAATCAATGCTGGCGCTGGCGGCACCGAGTCCCAGGACTGGGCCGAAATGCTGCTGCGCATGTATACCCGCTGGGCCGAGAAGCACGGCTATAAGGTGGAATGGCTGGAAGAAAGCTCGGGCGAGCAGGCGGGCATCAAGTCGGCCACCATCCGCATCCTCGGCCATAACGCCTATGGCTGGCTGAAGACCGAAAGCGGCGTCCACCGGCTGGTGCGCATTTCGCCCTATGACAGCGCGGCGCGCCGCCATACCAGCTTTTCCTCGGCCTGGGTTTACCCGGTGATCGACGATTCCATCGATATCCAGATCAATGAGAGCGAGTGCCGCATCGACACCTACCGTGCCTCGGGCGCGGGCGGCCAGCACATCAACAAGACCGATTCGGCGGTCCGCATCACCCATATCCCCACCGGCATCGCCGTGGCCTGCCAGATGGAGCGTTCGCAGCACCAGAATCGGGCGCGGGCCTGGGACATGCTGCGCGCACGCCTTTACGAGGCCGAGCTGCAAAAACGCGAAGCCGCCGCCCAGGCTTTGGAAGACCAGAAGACCGATATCGGCTGGGGCCACCAGATCCGCTCCTATGTGTTGCAGCCCTACCAGATGGTCAAGGATCTGCGCACCAATGTGGAGACTTCGGATACCCAGGGCGTTCTCGACGGCGATCTTGACATGTTCATGGCCGCATCCCTGGCCGCCCGCGTCCAGGGCGATGTTTCCCAAGGTTAA
- a CDS encoding periplasmic heavy metal sensor, which yields MGREILSRWALPVSLALNVFLGTVLFMREPGFPPGPPGGPKGPPPSPLHLAERLAADLPPADAAILRGVIQGRTQEVDAQWRVWGGMPERVTALLAAPNLDAEALRAVLAEGRQAHRAVDDVIADVIVEAASAMSPESRQAIARWRPPHPPKGGPPPQPPPP from the coding sequence ATGGGGCGCGAGATTTTATCCCGTTGGGCCTTGCCGGTGTCCCTGGCTCTCAATGTCTTCTTGGGGACGGTGCTGTTCATGCGCGAACCGGGCTTTCCTCCGGGGCCGCCCGGTGGCCCCAAAGGCCCGCCGCCCAGCCCGCTGCATCTGGCCGAACGTTTGGCCGCCGATCTGCCGCCCGCCGATGCCGCCATTCTGCGCGGCGTGATCCAGGGGCGTACCCAGGAGGTGGACGCACAATGGCGTGTATGGGGTGGCATGCCCGAACGTGTTACTGCGCTGCTGGCCGCTCCCAATTTGGATGCCGAGGCCCTGCGGGCCGTGCTGGCCGAGGGGCGCCAGGCCCATCGCGCCGTGGACGATGTCATCGCCGACGTCATCGTCGAGGCGGCATCGGCCATGTCGCCGGAAAGCCGCCAGGCCATCGCCCGCTGGCGTCCGCCCCATCCGCCCAAGGGCGGCCCGCCTCCTCAGCCGCCGCCGCCATAA
- a CDS encoding RNA polymerase sigma factor, translated as MIFRMDRLFRSVQSKDDAWQGGGLDQGGRQPSQMEAASDDDLLRAIGQGDRRSFQRLMERHVRAMLALSTRVLRNPADADEVVQEAFLKVWTLASGWQSDREAKFSTWLYRVVLNASLDRLRRVRFVAVEEAGDPADPSPGGLDRVVARQRERLVSTAMAEMPARQRQALSLYYFSDLTAPEAARVLDLSLSAMEALLVRGKRSLKTALARLGIRGIGDVT; from the coding sequence ATGATTTTCCGCATGGATCGCCTGTTCCGCTCCGTTCAATCCAAGGATGATGCTTGGCAGGGAGGCGGTTTGGATCAGGGTGGGCGGCAGCCTTCGCAGATGGAGGCGGCCAGCGACGACGATCTGTTGCGGGCCATCGGCCAGGGCGACCGCCGGAGCTTCCAGCGGCTGATGGAACGTCACGTCCGCGCCATGCTTGCCCTGTCCACCCGCGTGTTGCGCAATCCCGCCGATGCCGACGAGGTCGTACAGGAGGCGTTCTTGAAGGTTTGGACTCTGGCTTCCGGGTGGCAATCGGACCGCGAGGCCAAGTTTTCGACCTGGCTTTACCGGGTGGTGCTGAACGCCAGCCTGGACCGTCTGCGCCGCGTCCGCTTCGTGGCGGTGGAGGAGGCGGGAGACCCGGCCGATCCTTCGCCGGGCGGTCTTGACCGTGTGGTGGCGCGCCAGCGCGAACGCCTGGTTTCCACCGCCATGGCCGAGATGCCCGCCAGACAGCGCCAGGCGTTGTCGCTATACTATTTCAGCGATCTGACCGCCCCGGAGGCGGCGCGGGTCCTGGATTTGTCGCTGAGCGCCATGGAGGCCCTGCTGGTGCGGGGCAAGCGCAGCCTGAAGACCGCCCTTGCCCGTCTGGGGATCCGGGGTATTGGAGATGTGACATGA
- a CDS encoding EF-hand domain-containing protein, translating to MLHGLGASASGSTQNISSIFKKLDTNSDNSVSRTEFIAGKPDDVSDDQAGSLFDKLNSSGSGSLSQSDLTSAFQQMASAMQSVLLQNQEAQQGGQEEHGGQGGPPDSAEMFKTLDTDSNGTVTREEFVAGRPKNASEDEAGAFFDKIASAAGADSASGLSQDQLASGLKSMGPPDASSSTESSSETSSSVDQLINQILSLLQGTSSSQSTQGGPDSAKMFKDLDKDGDGTVSRSEFTAGRPDDVSEDQASAFYDKIASASGADSASGLSQDQLAEGMKKAGPPDSAQQTSSTQSTTTTQSSSNDQLLQELLKAIGSYQKANLLSTANTSLAA from the coding sequence ATGCTACACGGACTAGGCGCATCCGCATCAGGATCCACGCAGAACATAAGTTCAATATTCAAGAAGCTCGACACGAACTCGGACAACTCGGTTAGTCGCACCGAGTTCATCGCCGGAAAGCCGGACGATGTCAGCGATGATCAGGCCGGGTCGCTGTTCGACAAGCTGAACTCGTCGGGCAGCGGATCGCTCAGCCAGAGCGATCTCACCTCCGCCTTCCAGCAGATGGCGTCGGCCATGCAATCGGTTCTGTTGCAAAACCAGGAAGCCCAGCAGGGCGGTCAGGAAGAGCATGGCGGTCAAGGCGGCCCACCCGATTCCGCCGAAATGTTCAAGACTCTGGATACGGATTCCAACGGCACCGTCACCCGCGAGGAATTCGTCGCTGGACGACCCAAGAATGCCAGTGAAGACGAAGCCGGAGCCTTCTTCGATAAGATCGCCTCGGCCGCCGGGGCCGATTCCGCCTCGGGCCTCAGTCAGGACCAGTTGGCCAGCGGCCTGAAATCCATGGGGCCGCCGGATGCCAGTTCATCGACAGAATCCTCCAGCGAAACCTCGTCCAGCGTCGATCAGTTGATCAATCAGATTCTGTCCCTTCTCCAGGGAACCTCCAGTTCCCAATCGACCCAGGGCGGTCCCGACAGCGCGAAGATGTTCAAGGACCTGGACAAGGACGGCGACGGCACGGTCAGCCGTTCGGAGTTTACGGCCGGACGCCCCGACGATGTCAGCGAGGATCAGGCCAGCGCCTTCTACGACAAGATCGCCTCGGCCTCCGGTGCGGATTCCGCCTCCGGCCTCAGCCAGGACCAGTTGGCCGAGGGCATGAAGAAGGCTGGGCCGCCCGATAGCGCTCAGCAGACGTCGTCCACCCAGTCCACGACGACGACACAATCCTCCAGCAACGACCAGTTGCTGCAGGAATTGCTCAAAGCCATCGGCTCCTACCAGAAGGCCAACCTGCTCAGCACCGCCAATACCAGCCTGGCGGCGTGA
- a CDS encoding EF-hand domain-containing protein, producing MSVASVGGQSSIQSLLLNDLKKNGLTSDVASQVESEISSVFQSQKSSGSSTNPTDMRSAIEAKLKEDVSSGSLTQEQADTVIKALDEFESQIKQSGSAGGDQGGQGGPDASKLFSKLDSNNDGKLTEDEFVSGRPDNVSEDQAKQLYQKIAEKSGGDASSGLTQDQFSSGFSAAAPSGGPPAGGGAPPAGGGGGGGGSADSSSSGSSDTVVSVTTTTSADGTKTTTTKYGDGSTSTSTTYGQAKTSSAESLQSILKALTKDNADSSETASYLNKLLSGNLIDTVA from the coding sequence ATGTCTGTTGCCTCCGTGGGAGGTCAATCCTCCATCCAGTCCCTGCTGCTGAACGATCTGAAGAAGAATGGTCTGACGTCCGATGTGGCGTCCCAGGTGGAATCGGAAATCAGTTCCGTCTTCCAGTCCCAGAAATCGTCCGGCTCCTCCACCAATCCCACCGATATGCGCAGCGCCATCGAGGCCAAGCTGAAGGAAGACGTGTCTTCCGGTTCACTGACCCAGGAGCAGGCCGATACGGTAATCAAGGCCCTCGATGAGTTCGAAAGCCAGATCAAGCAATCGGGCAGCGCTGGCGGCGACCAAGGCGGCCAGGGCGGCCCCGACGCCTCGAAACTATTCTCCAAGCTCGACAGCAATAACGACGGCAAGCTGACCGAGGACGAATTCGTCTCGGGCCGACCCGACAATGTCAGCGAGGATCAGGCCAAGCAGCTGTATCAGAAGATCGCGGAAAAGAGCGGTGGCGACGCGAGCAGCGGCCTGACCCAGGACCAATTTTCCTCGGGCTTCTCGGCGGCGGCCCCGTCCGGCGGACCGCCTGCCGGTGGCGGCGCCCCGCCTGCTGGCGGCGGCGGCGGCGGCGGCGGATCGGCCGACAGCAGTTCCAGCGGCTCGTCCGACACCGTTGTCTCGGTGACCACCACCACCTCGGCGGACGGCACCAAGACCACCACCACCAAGTATGGCGACGGCTCCACCTCCACCTCGACCACCTACGGCCAGGCAAAGACGTCCAGCGCCGAATCCTTGCAATCGATCCTCAAGGCTCTGACCAAGGACAACGCCGATTCCAGCGAGACGGCGTCCTATCTGAACAAGCTGCTCTCGGGCAATCTGATCGACACGGTGGCCTGA
- a CDS encoding COQ9 family protein, whose amino-acid sequence MESRPIKDAVVTAMLPHAAFDGWSRRTLAAAAAELDLDPAVTERLFPRGAIDAVAHLVDQANGVMEADLVEKGLDGRGVGEKVFLAVKLRLDRWADHREAIRRATSLLALPQNLALAARLTWGTADAIWLAVGDRSHDFSWYTKRASLAAVYSATLLYWLDDESEGSADSWGFLRRRLDDLRSLPQLRQRLEGLLGGRKTALMQRFRGVMPPA is encoded by the coding sequence ATGGAATCGCGTCCGATCAAGGATGCTGTGGTCACCGCCATGCTGCCCCATGCCGCCTTTGACGGCTGGTCGCGCCGGACCCTGGCGGCTGCGGCGGCCGAGTTGGACCTGGATCCGGCCGTGACGGAAAGGCTGTTTCCTCGGGGCGCCATCGATGCCGTGGCCCATCTGGTGGATCAGGCCAATGGCGTCATGGAGGCTGATCTGGTGGAAAAGGGCCTGGATGGGCGCGGAGTGGGGGAGAAGGTCTTTCTGGCGGTGAAGCTGCGGCTCGACCGCTGGGCCGATCATCGCGAAGCCATCCGCCGCGCGACCTCGCTGCTGGCCCTGCCGCAAAATCTCGCCCTGGCGGCGCGTTTGACCTGGGGCACCGCCGATGCCATCTGGCTGGCGGTGGGCGACCGGTCCCACGATTTCTCGTGGTACACCAAACGCGCCTCCCTGGCGGCGGTTTATTCCGCCACATTGCTGTACTGGCTGGATGACGAGTCGGAGGGCTCGGCCGATAGCTGGGGCTTCCTGCGCCGCCGTCTCGACGATCTGCGCTCGCTTCCCCAACTCCGGCAGAGGCTCGAAGGGCTGTTGGGCGGCCGCAAGACCGCCCTCATGCAGCGCTTCCGGGGCGTGATGCCCCCGGCCTGA
- the rpsU gene encoding 30S ribosomal protein S21 — protein MQVLVRDNNVDQALKALKKKMQREGVFREMKLRRNYEKPSERRAREKAEAVRRARKLERKRLEREGF, from the coding sequence GTGCAAGTTCTCGTTCGTGACAACAATGTCGATCAGGCCCTGAAGGCGCTCAAGAAGAAGATGCAGCGCGAGGGGGTCTTCCGTGAGATGAAGCTTCGTAGGAACTACGAGAAGCCGTCTGAACGCCGTGCCCGCGAAAAGGCCGAGGCCGTGCGCCGCGCCCGCAAGCTGGAGCGCAAGCGCCTGGAGCGCGAAGGCTTCTAA